The Cellulomonas sp. S1-8 genomic sequence GACGGCCGGGACGACGGACGACACGATGACCACCTGTTCCTGAGGGGACGACGGTTCGATCCCATCACGCGCACGCGTCCCCGGGCGAACCGCGCCACCGGCGCACGACGGCCGGACGAGCACGCTGCCGACGGACCACGGTCCGACCGGCGCACCGCGGGGTCACCCCGGACGGACCGGCGCACCGCGGACGGACCGCGGACGGACCGGCACACCGCAGGCGCACCGCGGTCGGACGTGCCTGCTGCAGGCGCACCGCGGACGGACCTGCACACCGCAGGCGCACCGCGGTCGGACCGGCACACCGCAGGCGCACCGCGGACGGACCTGCCCGCAGCGGGCTCACGCGACGGCGAGGCGCGGCGCCGCCGGTCGGCGGCCGCGACCCGGGAGGGTCAGGACGGCGGCCGCCAGCAGCGCCGTGACGAGCACGGTGACCGCGACCGCCGCCTGCCGCACAAGGTCGGCGGGGATCACGGCGGCGACACCGGACGCGGGTGCCGGAGCAGCGGCATCGGGTGCGGCAGCGGGAGCAGCGGCATCGGGTGCGGCAGCGGGAGCAGCGGCATCGGGTGCGGCGGCGGGAGCAGCGGCATCGGGTGCGGCTGCGTCGGGCGCCGCGCTGCCCGTCCCTGCTGCCGTCGACGCAGCGGCGCGGTCGGCTGCCGCGACGAGGGCCGCGAGGGTGTGCGGGGCATGGGGGTCGGCGGGGTCGAGACCGGCAGCGGTGAGCGTCGGGGCGTCGAGCCCGGCCGCGACGAGCGCGTCGAGGTCCGTGCCGGCGGCGCGGACGGCGGCGAGGTCCACGCCGGCGGCGGTGAAGGCCGCCAGGTCGACGGCGGCCGCAGCAGCGCCCGTCGTCGCGGTGTCGTCGGTGACCCGGCCCGTCATCCCGGCGTCCGCGGCCCCCGTCCCCGCCGCGGCGGTCGTGCCGTGGGCGGCGTGGGAGCCGGCGGCGAGGCCGACCACGGGGGTGGACGCGAGCATCGCGAGCACCGGGTGCAGGGCGACGGCCAGGCCCGCGGCGGCGAACGCGGCGGCGACCCGTGTCGACCGGCCGGACGCGACCCGTGCACCCAGCACCCCGGCGACCAGCACCAGCGCGCCGATCGCCCCGAGGACCGCTGGTCCGGGCACGTGCCCGCCCGCGAGGCAGTGGCCGGCGACGGCGCCCGCGAGCACCGCTGCGGTCAGGCCGACCCCGCGCGCGAGCACCACCGGGGCCGGGCCCGAGGTCCTCGTCGTCCTCGCGTCGGCCGGCACCCGCCGAACATCGCCCCCGCACGCTCCACGGTCCAGCCACCGAAACGCTTCAGGCCGGCCGGTACCCCCGTGTGACCGGCATGGGACGCCACGCCCCCGGTCACCACCGCCCCGTCGTCCCGATCACCGTCGTCCCGATCACCGTCGCCGCAGGCCGCGGGCTGGTCTCCCCCGGTCAGGTCCCACGTCGTGAGATGCCCCGTCGTCGAGACCGGCCTGAGTCGTCTTGTGGGCCGCTGTCGACGACTCAGCCCGGTCTCGACGACGGCACGTCTCACCTACCGGACGCGACCCACGGAGCCGGGCGGAGCACGCCGCACCGGCCTCCCGTCCCGACCGCGAGGCCGGGCTGAGGTGGCTGATCGCGGCAGACGGACCACCGGGGGCCGGTCTCGATGTCGGCACGTCCGTCGGCACCCCCGGAACCGTCGGGGCACCAGAACGACGAGGCGTCGCCGCCGACCCTCCGGGGCGTCAGCCCCAGACCAGACCCTGGGCCGGGTCGGCGAGGACCGCGGCGATGTCGGCGAGGACCCGGCTGCCGAGCTCGCCGTCGACGAGGCGGTGGTCGAAGCTCAGCGCGAGCTGCGTGACGTGGCGGACCTTGATCTTGCCCTTGTGCACCCACGGCTGCTGCCGGACGGCGCCGAACGCGAGGATCGCCGCCTCCCCCGGGTTGAGGATCGGGGTGCCGGTGTCGATGCCGAAGACCCCGACGTTGGTGACGGTGATCGTGCCGTCGGACATGTCGGCGGGCGACGTGCGTCCGGCGCGGGCCGTCGCCGTCAGCTCCCCCAGGCCGCGCGCGAGGCTCAGCAGGTCCAGCCGGTGCGCGTCCTTGATGTTCGGTACGACGAGCCCGCGCGGCGTCGCGGCCGCGATGCCGAGGTTCACGTAGTGCTTGTAGACGATCTCCTGCGTCGCCTCGTCCCACGACGCGTTGATCTCGGGGCGGCGGTCGACGGCGAGCAGCAGCGCCTTGGCGGCGATGAGCAGCGGCGTCACGCGGACGTCGGCGAACTCGCGATCGGCGCGCAGCCGCTCGACGAGCTTCATGGTGCGGGTCACGTCGACCGTGTGGAAGACCGTGACGTGCGGGGCGCTGAACGCGGACGACACCATCGCCTCGGCGGTCCGCTTGCGCACCGACTTCACCGGCACGCGCGTCTGGCGCCCGTCGGGGCTGACGGTGCCGCCGGCCGCCCACGGGCGGTCGTCGCCGGGGTACGTCGCCAGGGCCCGCCCGTCGCCGCGGACCGACTGCGCGAGGACGTCCTCCCGGGTGACGATGCCGCCGGGGCCCGTCGGCGTCACGGCGTCGAGGTCGACGCCCAGGTCACGCGCGAGCTTGCGCACGGGCGGCTTGGCCAGCGCGTGCGGGGTGCCGCCGCGCGCGGGGGCGGTCGGCGACGCGTCGCGGGCCGGCTCGGCCTCGGCGGCGGACGTGGTCGCGCGCGGCCGTCGCGCGCTGCCCGCGTCGGCCACGCCGTAGCCGACGAGCACCGCACCGGACCCGGACGCACCGGCCGCCTCGATCTCGTCGGCGCCGCCCGGCTCGGTCGACGACCGGCTGGGGCGCGGGTGCCGGGCGCGCACGCCGTGGTCGACCGGCCCGGTGGCGTCGCCGGGCGCCGCGCCGGGCGCCGGCGAGGCGCCGTCCGGGTCGACGTCGACCTCGATGATCGGGGTGCCGACCTCGACGGTCGCGCCGGCGGCGACGAGCAGCCGGGAGACCACACCCGCCCACGGGCACGGCAGCTCGACCAGCGACTTGGCGGTCTCGATCTCGACGATCGTCTGGTTGACCTCGACACGGTCGCCGACGGCGACGTGCCAGGTGACGATGTCGGCCTCGGTGAGGCCTTCGCCGGCGTCGGGCAGGGGGAACTGCTGGTACGTGGGCACGCGTGGCTCTCCGGTGGTGCGATGGGTCAGAACGCGACAGCTCAGAACGCGAGGGCGCGGTCGACGGCGTCGAGCAGCCGGTCGAGCCCGGGCAGGTAGTCGTGCTCGATCTTGGCGACGGGGTACGGGGTGTGGAAGCCCCCGACCCGCAGCACGGGTGCCTGCAGGTGGAAGAAGCACTCCTCGGTGATGCGGGCCGCGATCTCGGCGCCCGTCCCGTAGAGCACGGGCGCCTCGTGGACCACGATGCACCGGCCGGTGCGCTGCACGGACGCGGCGACCGTCGCGGTGTCGAGCGGGGAGATCGTGCGCAGGTCGACGACCTCGATGCTCGTCCCCTCGGCTGCGGCGGCGTCGGCGGCCTTGAGCGCGGTGGCGACCGTCGGGCCGTACGCGACGACCGTGACGTCGGTGCCGCGGCGCAGGACGCGCGCGTGGTCGAGGCCCGTGGGGCCGCCGTGCGGTGCGGGCAGGGGGGCGTCGAGGTCGACGTCGCCCTTCTCCCAGTACCGGCCCTTCGGCTCGAGGAAGATCACGGGGTCCGGCGAGGCGATGGCCTGCTGGATCATCGTGAAGGCGTCGGCCGGGGTCGACGGGGACACGACGCGCAGGCCCGCGGTGTGCGCGAACAGCGCCTCCGGGGACTCGCTGTGGTGCTCGACCGCCCCGATGCCGCCGCCGAAGGGGATGCGGATGACGACCGGCAGGCTCAGGCGCCCCTGCGAGCGGTAGTGCATCTTGGCGAGCTGCGTGGTGATCTGGTCGAACGCGGGGAACACGAACCCGTCGAACTGGATCTCGCACACCGGTCGGTACCCGCGCAGCGCGAGGCCGATGGCGGTGCCGACGATGCCGGACTCGGCGAGCGGGGTGTCGACGACGCGGTCCTCGCCGAACTCGGC encodes the following:
- a CDS encoding dihydrolipoamide acetyltransferase family protein — encoded protein: MPTYQQFPLPDAGEGLTEADIVTWHVAVGDRVEVNQTIVEIETAKSLVELPCPWAGVVSRLLVAAGATVEVGTPIIEVDVDPDGASPAPGAAPGDATGPVDHGVRARHPRPSRSSTEPGGADEIEAAGASGSGAVLVGYGVADAGSARRPRATTSAAEAEPARDASPTAPARGGTPHALAKPPVRKLARDLGVDLDAVTPTGPGGIVTREDVLAQSVRGDGRALATYPGDDRPWAAGGTVSPDGRQTRVPVKSVRKRTAEAMVSSAFSAPHVTVFHTVDVTRTMKLVERLRADREFADVRVTPLLIAAKALLLAVDRRPEINASWDEATQEIVYKHYVNLGIAAATPRGLVVPNIKDAHRLDLLSLARGLGELTATARAGRTSPADMSDGTITVTNVGVFGIDTGTPILNPGEAAILAFGAVRQQPWVHKGKIKVRHVTQLALSFDHRLVDGELGSRVLADIAAVLADPAQGLVWG
- a CDS encoding alpha-ketoacid dehydrogenase subunit beta, coding for MTLTTERTTDLPPAPAPAPFPTGTQKLPMAKALNLGMRRALGNDPRVLLMGEDIGRLGGVFRVTDGLFAEFGEDRVVDTPLAESGIVGTAIGLALRGYRPVCEIQFDGFVFPAFDQITTQLAKMHYRSQGRLSLPVVIRIPFGGGIGAVEHHSESPEALFAHTAGLRVVSPSTPADAFTMIQQAIASPDPVIFLEPKGRYWEKGDVDLDAPLPAPHGGPTGLDHARVLRRGTDVTVVAYGPTVATALKAADAAAAEGTSIEVVDLRTISPLDTATVAASVQRTGRCIVVHEAPVLYGTGAEIAARITEECFFHLQAPVLRVGGFHTPYPVAKIEHDYLPGLDRLLDAVDRALAF